A window of Costertonia aggregata contains these coding sequences:
- a CDS encoding PcfJ domain-containing protein — protein sequence MGRKFYKKPHNWRWQKFYKLKNSKVSLDDSLGDYHKNKYGHDYDYYWNFLRDPLADINQYISGVHCCEDCYYSYIGMATDEDICEYNYQRLYEKIINDDKTVQNINIGEKLTPPYKMGLQELKGSPIPGNHIEERLEKHFRNLNNLGQNMDLNVERLQTAIGDLSNIEVIKNAVGPKHGEFVAKWACLLSPFWLRSPQTWIKDSGKPILDHLFTLYDVPEMLKQQWTLSEGHRRKYIPFKWICWYIIIGQGGSLKKASKLFGWKVSGKFQHFLLHAPNTIYPMESCLYAEIHRLGGNQLDFMRVMYGRILVIDPTEHSCDTSYSTFWKNTVLWLIRNREAISDEESSLIIDWAVHRYTESKRNQDQGDFGWKGRRVNNVLESSREYAAQLSMPSWVGYEWKGQGWDWSFTDEKNDVWDFFELTNGKQLFDEGTYMKHCVSSYSGRCVSGTSAIFSLKKNGVGVITIEVNPKSCTLVQSLGKSNRRPNIEETKLIKLWIERINRQ from the coding sequence ATGGGAAGAAAATTTTACAAAAAACCTCATAATTGGCGATGGCAAAAATTTTATAAGCTAAAGAACTCAAAAGTTTCATTGGATGATAGTCTTGGGGATTATCATAAAAACAAATATGGCCATGATTACGATTATTATTGGAACTTTTTAAGGGATCCATTGGCAGATATCAATCAATATATTTCCGGAGTGCATTGTTGCGAGGACTGCTATTACAGTTATATAGGCATGGCAACAGACGAAGATATTTGCGAGTACAATTATCAAAGGTTGTACGAAAAAATCATTAATGACGATAAGACTGTCCAAAATATTAATATTGGGGAAAAGTTGACACCACCGTATAAAATGGGTTTGCAAGAACTAAAAGGCTCTCCTATACCTGGAAATCACATCGAAGAAAGGTTAGAAAAGCATTTTAGAAATTTGAACAATTTAGGGCAAAATATGGATTTGAATGTAGAAAGGCTTCAGACCGCCATTGGGGATTTATCGAATATTGAGGTCATAAAAAATGCAGTTGGTCCCAAACACGGTGAGTTCGTGGCCAAATGGGCCTGTTTGCTTTCACCTTTTTGGTTAAGAAGTCCACAAACATGGATCAAAGATAGTGGAAAGCCTATCTTAGACCACTTGTTCACCTTATACGACGTGCCAGAAATGCTAAAGCAACAGTGGACTTTAAGTGAGGGGCACAGACGAAAATACATCCCCTTTAAATGGATATGTTGGTATATTATCATTGGCCAAGGCGGAAGCCTTAAAAAGGCATCGAAACTTTTCGGGTGGAAAGTTTCCGGTAAATTCCAACACTTCCTATTGCATGCGCCCAACACCATTTACCCTATGGAATCGTGCCTTTATGCAGAAATACATAGATTGGGAGGTAATCAATTAGATTTTATGCGCGTAATGTACGGCCGTATCTTGGTCATTGATCCCACCGAACACAGCTGTGATACTTCGTATAGTACTTTTTGGAAGAACACTGTTCTTTGGTTGATTAGAAATAGGGAAGCTATAAGTGATGAAGAAAGCAGTCTTATTATTGACTGGGCCGTGCACAGATATACTGAGAGTAAACGTAACCAAGACCAAGGTGATTTTGGCTGGAAAGGGCGAAGGGTCAACAATGTTCTTGAATCAAGTAGGGAATATGCCGCCCAATTGAGCATGCCTTCTTGGGTAGGATATGAATGGAAAGGCCAGGGATGGGATTGGTCTTTTACCGATGAAAAAAATGATGTTTGGGACTTTTTTGAATTGACGAACGGGAAACAGCTATTTGATGAAGGAACGTATATGAAGCACTGTGTGAGTTCGTATAGCGGCCGATGTGTTTCGGGGACATCAGCAATTTTTTCCTTGAAAAAAAATGGTGTTGGAGTGATTACCATTGAGGTAAACCCAAAATCCTGTACATTGGTACAATCTCTTGGGAAAAGCAATAGAAGACCAAATATTGAGGAAACAAAGCTCATAAAGTTATGGATAGAAAGAATAAACAGGCAATAA
- a CDS encoding transketolase family protein, translated as MSKTINRLAADNIRALAVAMVEKANSGHPGGPMGGADYMHILYSEFLNYDPADMTWPFRDRFFMDAGHLSSLLYAQYYLLGNYQKKDLESFRQWGSVTPGHPEVDVARGIENTSGPLGQGHTMGVGAAIAAKFLQARFGNWMDHKIYGFISDGGVQEEISQGAGRIAGHLGLNNFIMFYDSNDVQLSSKTDEVTSEDTAKKYEAWGWKVISIDGHDHDQIRKALTDANAETDKPTLIIGQTIMGKGCVSADGTKYEGYTELHGKPIGDTGADYVKTIQNLGADMSSPFEIYDEVSIFYKDMLKRKQRTAVAKKEKIQTWRNNNVDLATKLDDFFSGKLTALDFSDIDHKEGLATRDASSEVLVYLAENVENMIVSSADLSNSDKTDGFLNKTTVLKKANFSGAFLQAGVAELTMATIANGIALHGGVIPVVATFFVFSDYMKPAIRLSCIQELPVKFVWTHDAFRVGEDGPTHQPVEQEAQIRLLEKLRNHNNEQSFVALRPADSQETNVAWKMAMENSKTPTGLIFSRQGIKDIPAQSGNRYQEALHAEKGGYLVQEVANPDVVLIANGSEVATLIEAASLLESKRGLKVNVASIPSEGLFRKQSAAYQQTIIPKDKPIFGLTAGLPVNLEGLAGPNGKVFGLEHFGYSAPAQVLDEKFGFTSEQVFNQIVDFLK; from the coding sequence ATGAGTAAGACAATAAACCGACTAGCCGCTGATAATATCAGAGCATTAGCCGTAGCAATGGTAGAAAAAGCAAATTCGGGTCATCCTGGAGGACCGATGGGTGGTGCGGATTACATGCACATTCTGTATTCTGAGTTTTTGAACTACGACCCTGCCGATATGACTTGGCCGTTTCGAGATCGGTTTTTTATGGATGCCGGTCACCTATCTTCGCTGTTATATGCGCAGTACTATCTCCTCGGTAATTACCAAAAAAAAGACTTAGAAAGTTTTAGACAGTGGGGTTCGGTTACTCCCGGCCATCCAGAGGTGGATGTAGCCAGAGGCATTGAAAACACTTCTGGCCCATTAGGGCAAGGACATACCATGGGTGTTGGTGCCGCCATTGCCGCAAAATTTCTTCAAGCCCGTTTCGGAAATTGGATGGACCATAAAATATATGGTTTCATTTCAGACGGTGGTGTTCAGGAAGAAATTTCCCAAGGTGCAGGCAGGATAGCCGGTCATTTGGGTTTGAACAACTTTATCATGTTCTACGACTCCAATGATGTACAATTGTCTTCTAAAACAGACGAGGTAACCTCAGAGGATACGGCTAAAAAATATGAAGCCTGGGGATGGAAAGTAATTTCAATTGACGGGCACGACCACGACCAAATCAGAAAGGCGTTAACCGATGCCAATGCAGAAACCGATAAGCCTACCTTGATTATTGGCCAAACTATTATGGGCAAAGGCTGTGTATCCGCCGATGGTACAAAGTATGAAGGGTACACTGAACTTCATGGTAAACCAATCGGGGATACAGGTGCCGATTACGTGAAAACAATTCAGAACCTTGGAGCAGACATGTCCTCGCCCTTTGAAATATACGACGAGGTATCCATTTTTTATAAGGATATGCTCAAACGTAAACAGCGAACTGCAGTAGCTAAGAAAGAAAAAATACAGACATGGAGAAACAATAATGTAGATTTGGCTACAAAATTGGATGATTTCTTTTCGGGCAAACTAACCGCGTTAGACTTTAGTGATATTGACCATAAAGAAGGATTGGCTACCCGTGATGCCTCTTCCGAAGTTTTAGTCTATTTAGCCGAAAATGTGGAGAATATGATTGTATCCTCGGCAGATTTATCCAACAGCGATAAAACCGATGGATTTTTGAATAAAACCACTGTACTTAAAAAGGCTAATTTTTCAGGTGCTTTTCTTCAAGCGGGCGTAGCTGAACTGACCATGGCGACCATCGCCAATGGTATTGCGTTGCACGGGGGGGTCATTCCGGTAGTAGCCACATTCTTTGTGTTCTCGGATTACATGAAACCTGCGATACGCTTGAGCTGTATTCAAGAACTTCCCGTAAAGTTTGTTTGGACACATGATGCTTTTCGGGTCGGGGAGGATGGTCCTACGCATCAACCTGTAGAACAGGAGGCCCAGATTCGTCTATTGGAAAAATTAAGGAACCACAACAATGAACAGAGTTTTGTGGCTTTGCGTCCGGCAGATTCCCAAGAGACCAATGTTGCTTGGAAAATGGCGATGGAAAATTCAAAAACACCTACAGGACTCATTTTTTCAAGACAAGGAATAAAAGATATTCCTGCACAGTCAGGTAATAGATATCAAGAGGCATTACATGCAGAAAAAGGTGGCTATTTAGTGCAAGAAGTTGCTAATCCAGATGTCGTTTTAATTGCAAATGGTTCTGAAGTTGCCACGTTGATTGAAGCGGCTTCGTTATTAGAAAGCAAGAGAGGATTAAAAGTAAACGTCGCTTCTATTCCCTCTGAAGGACTGTTTAGAAAGCAGTCGGCAGCTTACCAACAAACTATAATTCCAAAAGACAAACCAATTTTTGGACTAACAGCTGGGCTACCAGTAAACCTAGAAGGTTTGGCTGGGCCAAATGGGAAAGTATTTGGCTTGGAACATTTTGGATACTCGGCTCCGGCACAAGTACTGGACGAAAAATTTGGATTCACTAGTGAGCAAGTGTTCAATCAAATCGTAGATTTTCTAAAATAA
- the fsa gene encoding fructose-6-phosphate aldolase: MKFFIDTANLADIQEAQDMGVLDGVTTNPSLMAKEGITGTANILAHYKKICNVVPGHISAEVIATDYKGIIEEGEKLAALHPQIVVKLPMIADGVKACKYFSDKGVKTNVTLVFSAGQALLAAKAGATYVSPFIGRLDDISTNGLGLISEIRLIYDNYGFETEILAASVRHVMHVIDCAKLGSDVMTGPLSAIKGLLKHPLTDSGLAKFLEDYKNGND; the protein is encoded by the coding sequence ATGAAATTTTTCATAGATACAGCAAATTTAGCAGATATACAGGAAGCTCAGGATATGGGTGTTTTAGACGGAGTAACCACCAATCCGTCACTAATGGCTAAAGAAGGAATTACCGGAACCGCGAACATTTTAGCGCATTATAAGAAAATCTGTAATGTAGTTCCCGGCCATATTAGTGCCGAGGTTATTGCTACGGATTACAAAGGGATAATAGAAGAGGGTGAAAAACTGGCTGCGTTACATCCGCAAATCGTAGTAAAACTACCCATGATTGCCGATGGTGTAAAAGCTTGTAAATATTTTTCCGACAAAGGAGTGAAGACGAATGTCACCTTGGTTTTCTCTGCCGGTCAGGCACTGCTTGCCGCCAAAGCGGGTGCAACCTATGTTTCACCATTTATTGGCCGTCTTGACGATATCTCAACCAATGGTCTAGGGCTTATTTCAGAAATTAGACTAATCTATGATAATTACGGATTTGAAACGGAAATTCTGGCAGCTTCGGTACGCCACGTCATGCATGTCATCGATTGTGCTAAACTTGGTTCGGATGTCATGACAGGACCTCTATCAGCTATAAAAGGACTTCTAAAGCACCCATTGACCGATTCGGGTTTGGCAAAATTTCTAGAAGATTACAAGAACGGAAACGATTGA
- a CDS encoding glycosyl hydrolase 53 family protein — translation MKKKSKFLKFAIVLAVMILASCDDVDEYIAENLPNTDSSEEESGIPIGVGDFEVRAMDVSFLPQLDRDGVMFKNDENETKDLLEIIKASGVNTVRLRLWAKNTNIYGYDEVKILSDRAKALGLKTWITIHYSDTWADLNNQKTPDDWPTSNLDELKDIVNNYTKNIVLALDPDYVQVGNEINKGILLPLGDYDINWQNFRDLVGVGCQAVREASSKAKIIMHYAGIGEGANNFFLGLYDLDYDIIAVSYYPIYYEGKGLDYLKSSLNELNATYRRPNVQENGQPYDQQIPQKLELLIAEVAYPFTEDNDDQTNNIYPAANASLLSEFSATREGQAAFLRGFRQTLSEIDNTLGFGYWGGEFVAFDGIDALNGLNGSNYDNHALFFRDTGSRKSFKELPALQEFKE, via the coding sequence ATGAAAAAAAAATCGAAATTTCTGAAATTTGCCATTGTTCTGGCAGTAATGATTCTTGCGTCTTGTGATGATGTAGATGAGTATATCGCTGAAAATCTTCCAAACACAGATTCTAGCGAAGAAGAATCTGGAATTCCCATAGGCGTCGGTGACTTTGAAGTCAGGGCCATGGATGTTTCATTTCTTCCACAATTGGATCGTGATGGGGTTATGTTTAAAAACGATGAGAATGAAACAAAAGACTTACTTGAAATCATTAAGGCTTCTGGGGTGAATACCGTGAGACTCAGATTATGGGCAAAAAACACCAATATTTATGGCTATGACGAGGTGAAAATATTATCAGATAGAGCAAAGGCGCTTGGTCTGAAAACTTGGATAACCATACACTATAGTGACACTTGGGCCGACCTCAACAATCAAAAAACACCTGATGATTGGCCAACCTCAAATCTTGACGAGCTCAAGGATATTGTAAATAACTACACTAAGAACATTGTTCTAGCCCTAGACCCTGATTATGTACAAGTGGGCAACGAAATAAATAAGGGAATACTATTGCCACTTGGCGACTACGATATAAATTGGCAGAATTTCAGGGATTTAGTTGGGGTTGGATGTCAAGCTGTTCGTGAGGCATCTTCAAAGGCGAAGATTATTATGCATTATGCCGGTATTGGAGAAGGGGCTAACAATTTCTTTCTGGGCTTATACGACCTTGATTATGATATCATCGCCGTTTCTTATTACCCCATTTATTACGAGGGGAAAGGTTTGGATTATTTAAAAAGTTCATTGAACGAATTAAATGCTACCTATCGCAGACCAAATGTACAAGAAAATGGCCAGCCCTATGATCAGCAAATACCTCAAAAATTAGAACTTTTAATTGCCGAGGTTGCTTACCCTTTTACAGAAGATAACGATGATCAAACAAATAATATTTATCCTGCTGCCAATGCAAGCCTATTAAGCGAATTTAGTGCCACCAGAGAGGGTCAGGCGGCTTTCCTTAGAGGTTTCAGGCAAACACTTTCTGAGATTGATAATACTCTAGGTTTTGGCTATTGGGGCGGTGAGTTTGTTGCTTTTGATGGAATAGATGCTCTTAACGGATTAAACGGTTCCAACTACGATAATCATGCGCTTTTTTTTCGTGATACAGGTTCGCGAAAATCTTTTAAGGAGTTACCGGCTTTACAGGAATTTAAGGAATGA
- a CDS encoding RagB/SusD family nutrient uptake outer membrane protein — MKNSIYKIVVATVLLLFSLSCEDALEPQVFNQINASDFPQTEADVLAALIPFYAQFNQDYGNNDPTRNVFTFNFNAHFLGYSWATSVQTDEAFDIFFFPESTFTFGPATYDTNSGLTFYDRVSYVARMTGLIDIIEKSEIPNKELYIAETKALRGWFMYVLYDFYGPVSVRLDPTTLADETPLARPTKEDYVAAMVQDLEDAIEGLPEKYNGTSDWGRASKGVASILLMKVHMHEKNWAEAKEVGESIMNMGYNLNPSYKNVFTEAQNNEIIFAVPGNLGTGNIWFACILPGDAKSVLGVDVTQGAKYKLNEMPWSFYDTYSDGDMRLETIANEYINNDDNVIGRDNGLTGAIPLKYTDYVPSENEGFDLIMYRYADVILAMAEATNELDGPTSEVQAYVRQITDRANTTGNIPLGAFSSQDEMREFILAERGRELYWEFGIRRQDLIRNNSFISKAQARNLDASDFEVLFPIPANVIIESGGVIEQNPGY; from the coding sequence ATGAAAAATTCAATTTATAAGATAGTAGTTGCTACCGTTTTGCTATTGTTTTCGCTAAGTTGCGAGGACGCACTAGAACCTCAGGTTTTCAATCAAATAAATGCATCTGATTTTCCTCAGACCGAAGCAGATGTACTGGCGGCATTAATTCCTTTTTATGCACAATTCAATCAGGATTATGGTAATAACGACCCAACACGTAATGTGTTTACTTTCAATTTCAATGCACACTTCCTGGGGTATAGCTGGGCGACCTCGGTACAGACCGATGAGGCTTTTGATATTTTCTTTTTTCCCGAAAGCACTTTTACCTTTGGCCCCGCCACTTATGACACTAATAGTGGTCTAACTTTTTATGATCGAGTTAGTTACGTAGCAAGAATGACTGGGTTGATAGATATAATCGAGAAGTCTGAAATCCCCAATAAGGAACTTTATATTGCAGAGACCAAAGCACTTAGAGGTTGGTTTATGTATGTGCTATATGATTTTTATGGGCCTGTAAGTGTTCGTTTAGACCCAACTACCCTAGCAGATGAAACTCCGCTTGCCAGACCAACCAAAGAGGATTATGTAGCTGCTATGGTTCAAGATTTAGAGGATGCAATTGAAGGTTTGCCCGAAAAATATAATGGTACATCAGATTGGGGCAGGGCCTCAAAAGGTGTCGCTAGTATATTGTTGATGAAGGTGCATATGCATGAAAAAAACTGGGCCGAAGCAAAGGAGGTTGGCGAGAGCATCATGAATATGGGCTACAACCTAAACCCTAGCTACAAAAACGTTTTTACCGAAGCGCAAAATAATGAAATCATTTTTGCTGTTCCCGGAAACTTGGGAACCGGTAACATATGGTTCGCCTGTATATTGCCAGGCGATGCCAAAAGTGTTTTAGGTGTTGATGTAACACAAGGGGCAAAGTATAAGCTCAACGAAATGCCTTGGTCATTTTACGATACATATTCCGATGGCGATATGCGTTTGGAAACAATAGCCAATGAGTATATTAATAACGATGATAATGTGATTGGCAGGGATAATGGTCTAACTGGGGCAATTCCTTTGAAATATACCGACTATGTTCCTAGTGAAAACGAAGGTTTTGATTTAATCATGTACAGGTATGCCGATGTTATTTTGGCAATGGCAGAGGCGACAAACGAATTAGATGGCCCAACAAGCGAGGTTCAAGCTTACGTTAGGCAAATAACGGATCGTGCCAACACCACTGGTAACATACCTCTAGGTGCGTTTTCAAGTCAGGATGAGATGCGGGAGTTCATTTTAGCGGAACGTGGTAGAGAGCTGTATTGGGAATTCGGTATAAGGCGTCAAGATTTAATTCGCAATAATTCTTTTATTTCAAAAGCCCAAGCTAGAAACTTAGATGCCAGTGATTTTGAGGTCTTATTTCCAATCCCTGCAAACGTGATTATCGAGTCTGGTGGAGTAATTGAACAAAATCCAGGATACTAA
- a CDS encoding SusC/RagA family TonB-linked outer membrane protein: protein MKMKINKSSLLLAMLLFSHLLFFGQISQITGTVYDDVGVPLPGATVLVKGTTNGTTTDFDGNFSINASSSDVLIVSYIGFSKTEVVIGDKNSFIINLEASTETLDEVVLVGYGVQRKKDVTGAVSTVKAEDLNTTNAVTIENLLQGQAAGLNVTAGTAQPGGALNITIRGAISPNGDNSPLYVIDGLPISNNSSTEFNSAPEGFRGGFARSPLANINPNDIESVDILKDASATAIYGSAASNGVILITTKKGKAGKTTVNFSSSFSIQTAKEYLRPLNATEFRRAANDFGAEQLRVNNQLAPYGNGTTPISGFTPFFSDGQIQNAGVGTDYIDFVVRDGTISDQNVSITSGNENTKIFTSFNFFEQKALLVGSNFKRLSGRINLDQKLGSKINFRLGVSYNNTKSDNVATGQSNDIDSPSLLQSALQFAPDISPFDENGNTTIGYNARTPNPASYSQITNQNLSTRVILTPSLKFDLSDAINLNIVGGIDNTSTERRFFVPVAANFLTVPEGNAQLGNTRLGNYSAETFLNFNNTYGDHRISAVIGAGYYKNTFSDYGLEAIGFPTDIFGLDNIGIANNRLQSSVSSNRGVTRIKLSQFTRLNYTLKNKYIFQFTGRFDASSNFPENNKVGFFPGISAGWVASEENFMKDITWFPELKFRAGYGTTGNESITANNIFGSSLYALTTDFSYLIGNQLNNSGFIQTQLGNPDLKWETNITINAGIDFALLKNRRITGSIDYFQRTAEDLLDFRTLPSSNANTLQVFNVGSTRSTGIEVSLRTENIITENFSWSSLFTFGTARTFWLERNPGVELAEYIGDNDAINAVYGWKTNGLIRTADDIPDYQPDAFVGNVKYVDLNGDGQLNIEDVTNLGDLAPRGTFGINNNIRFKNFDLAFQIYGAYGNLTFDGFQTFAQPAIIARQGLPTNVEATTLDVFTSFNPDGIYPGFAPDVAGANNPTGVNDFRTVENSFFARLKNVNFGYSVPMDNVKLVQSLRLFMNFDNLFFLTNTRGLDPEMERNNNPYPMALTSALGLSVQF, encoded by the coding sequence ATGAAAATGAAAATTAATAAGTCCAGCTTGCTCTTGGCGATGCTGCTATTTTCACATCTTTTGTTTTTTGGCCAAATAAGCCAGATAACAGGGACTGTGTATGATGATGTGGGAGTTCCATTGCCTGGTGCCACCGTACTAGTTAAAGGAACTACAAATGGGACAACAACCGACTTCGATGGAAATTTTTCCATAAATGCTTCTAGCTCCGATGTGCTGATCGTATCCTATATCGGTTTTTCAAAAACGGAAGTGGTTATTGGAGACAAAAACAGTTTTATCATCAACCTAGAAGCCAGTACCGAAACATTAGATGAGGTAGTTTTGGTGGGTTATGGAGTGCAGCGCAAAAAAGACGTTACAGGAGCCGTGTCCACCGTAAAAGCAGAGGATTTGAATACCACAAATGCCGTTACCATTGAGAATTTGTTGCAAGGTCAGGCAGCGGGGTTAAATGTGACCGCAGGAACAGCACAACCGGGTGGTGCACTTAATATAACAATCCGCGGTGCCATATCTCCTAATGGTGATAACAGTCCGTTGTACGTAATCGACGGTCTTCCCATTAGCAATAATTCATCCACAGAATTTAATTCTGCACCAGAGGGTTTTAGGGGTGGGTTTGCCAGAAGCCCATTGGCCAACATAAATCCAAACGATATCGAATCTGTTGACATATTAAAAGATGCCAGTGCAACTGCAATATACGGTTCAGCTGCATCTAATGGTGTAATATTGATTACAACAAAAAAAGGTAAAGCAGGAAAGACTACCGTAAATTTTAGTAGTTCGTTTTCCATACAAACCGCAAAAGAGTATTTACGGCCTTTAAACGCTACAGAATTCAGAAGAGCTGCCAATGATTTTGGAGCGGAACAGCTTAGGGTGAACAATCAACTGGCCCCTTACGGAAACGGCACCACGCCAATCAGTGGTTTTACACCATTTTTTAGTGACGGACAAATACAAAATGCAGGTGTAGGGACGGATTATATAGATTTTGTAGTAAGAGATGGTACTATATCAGATCAAAATGTATCTATTACATCTGGTAATGAAAATACAAAGATATTTACTTCGTTCAACTTCTTCGAACAAAAGGCATTGTTGGTAGGGTCAAATTTTAAAAGGCTTTCTGGAAGAATCAACTTAGACCAAAAATTAGGGTCTAAAATCAATTTTCGTCTAGGGGTATCCTACAATAACACAAAAAGTGATAACGTAGCCACAGGGCAGTCAAATGATATTGATAGTCCTTCATTATTACAATCTGCTTTGCAGTTTGCTCCAGACATCTCTCCTTTTGATGAAAATGGAAATACAACTATTGGTTATAATGCCAGAACTCCTAACCCTGCCAGCTACTCACAAATAACCAATCAGAATTTAAGCACACGTGTTATTTTAACACCTTCCTTAAAATTTGATTTAAGTGATGCCATAAATTTAAATATTGTTGGTGGTATAGATAACACAAGTACGGAACGGCGCTTTTTTGTGCCGGTGGCTGCAAATTTTCTTACCGTACCCGAAGGTAATGCGCAATTAGGTAATACTAGGTTGGGCAATTATAGTGCTGAGACCTTTTTAAATTTTAACAATACCTACGGTGACCATAGAATCTCAGCCGTTATCGGTGCCGGTTACTACAAAAATACATTTAGTGATTATGGACTTGAAGCGATAGGTTTTCCTACTGACATATTTGGATTGGATAATATCGGTATAGCGAATAACAGGCTTCAAAGTAGTGTTAGTTCAAATAGAGGAGTAACTAGAATCAAATTATCTCAATTCACACGACTAAACTACACCTTGAAAAATAAGTATATTTTTCAATTTACGGGAAGATTCGATGCGTCCAGTAATTTTCCAGAAAATAATAAGGTAGGGTTTTTTCCAGGAATTTCAGCAGGATGGGTAGCCAGCGAAGAAAACTTCATGAAAGACATTACCTGGTTTCCAGAGTTGAAGTTTAGAGCGGGTTACGGAACTACAGGTAACGAAAGTATTACCGCAAATAATATTTTCGGTTCTTCTTTATATGCGCTCACTACTGATTTCAGTTATCTCATAGGAAATCAACTTAACAACAGTGGTTTTATCCAGACACAATTAGGTAATCCGGATTTAAAATGGGAGACCAACATTACTATTAACGCTGGTATTGATTTTGCTTTATTAAAAAATAGAAGAATTACAGGTTCTATAGATTATTTTCAAAGAACGGCCGAAGATTTACTGGATTTTAGAACCTTACCATCTTCAAACGCCAATACCTTACAAGTCTTTAATGTGGGTTCTACAAGAAGTACTGGTATTGAAGTGTCTTTAAGAACCGAAAATATTATAACGGAGAACTTTTCATGGTCTTCATTGTTTACTTTCGGAACGGCCAGAACGTTTTGGTTAGAACGTAATCCTGGGGTTGAGTTAGCAGAATATATTGGAGATAATGATGCGATTAATGCTGTATATGGTTGGAAGACCAATGGTTTAATACGCACAGCTGATGATATACCGGATTATCAACCCGATGCTTTTGTAGGTAATGTTAAGTATGTAGATTTAAATGGTGACGGTCAGTTAAATATTGAGGACGTTACCAATTTAGGCGACCTTGCCCCAAGAGGTACCTTTGGCATCAACAATAATATTAGGTTTAAAAATTTTGATCTCGCGTTTCAGATTTACGGAGCATATGGCAATCTGACATTTGATGGTTTTCAAACTTTTGCTCAACCTGCAATCATTGCCCGCCAAGGTTTACCTACCAATGTGGAGGCAACTACACTAGATGTTTTTACCTCTTTTAATCCTGATGGTATTTATCCCGGTTTTGCTCCTGATGTAGCAGGTGCCAATAATCCTACTGGAGTTAATGATTTTCGAACAGTTGAAAACAGCTTTTTTGCGCGACTTAAGAACGTAAATTTTGGGTATTCTGTACCTATGGACAATGTTAAGTTGGTTCAATCATTACGGTTGTTCATGAACTTCGATAATTTATTCTTCTTGACAAATACGAGGGGATTAGATCCAGAGATGGAGCGTAATAACAATCCGTATCCAATGGCACTCACAAGCGCATTGGGTTTGAGTGTACAATTCTAA